TTGTAGAGAGAtttattttcaacaattttaatatttttcttttatattagttttcatataataatatcatgtttttagtataagtttttgccATATAATTTATCTCCATCTTGATTTGCAGCTGTAAACTTTCACATGACTCCCTAATTACTTTCTAACCCAACAAACATCTCTACAATTTGCATAACATACTTCCAAAAGGGTAAAATTCTTTAATAGATAAAGTTCATCTACACGTGTTGGACCAGATTTCATTCAAATACAATAAGCTCTACAGAATATGGCAAACATCAATATACATTAAAGATANTCGTCGTGATGAACCTCTCGACTCTACCTGCAATACAATTTCTACTAAACAAAACAATGTGTTTTTTCTTCTCACAATTTCTCAcatggagttattatttctactaaatatataaaatgacgattaaacattccatacataaattttgaataaaatcaatgttaaaaaataggcaaaattttgaaggaagaccaaaagtgcaccaatactgcaaacatgagggactattaatgctctatgtgaaaactcaaggatgactttgagtcttaacccaaagatgaaggactattttgggccttttctcTAGCCAGTTAGTTGGCTTCTTGAATTCTCATCTTATTGAAGAGAGTTCGATTTTCCACATTATAAATCCCTTCCCATTCCCCTTcctttataaaagaaaaaaaaagattaattgaTTTGGCCGTTTggataacaattttttttttattattaaattataccTTAAGGGTCTATAGCAGTTTATCATATCTACAAATTGGTGGTCAATAAGTCgaattcataaatttcaaaatcgaACTGAATTGACCAATACACAACCTTAGGTTTAATTTAGTAGTGAGTTCAATATAAAAGGCATAAATATGACAAAATCCActattttttggttaaaattatttctatttgtggaaaaatatatatgtatatatttcaaGATTAACATTTTCTACTTCAAACCTGGGCTGGTTAATTCTGAATTACCGCCGTCTTTGATTAGTTAAAAGTAGTACTTTTCTCTCGGAGGAAAAAATTACTACTCGTTATTATTcgttattttaatttatttatctgatttttatttagatttagATAAGAAGCAGTAGAACATGATTGACCCGCAATCAATTTAGGCATATGCTTATTACGAATTAATCAATTTATAAGCGCTGTCACAGATTGGAAAAGGTGTTCTCCAACTGGCTCTACCAAtagtaaataataattgttGATGTAATTATATGAATTTGTCCTTACATCCATAACCATTTACACCTCTAATGCTGTAACTTCTAGCACACAACATATTTCCTCTCAGCTTCAATAAGAACTGAGATTTTCCTCtgttatatgttttaaaaaaatttgaggttATTTGAACAAAGAAAGAATGTTAGTTGTAGGTGGATTATACTCAATTTGCAGTTTTGCAGCTGGGATTGCAGGTACTATTTCTTCTTCTCAACCCCAATTCaatgattttcttgtttttgtttctGTTTCTGTTTCTGATAGGCTGCTATGGTGTtctactcaatttttttttacttttttgaaagATAAGAAAGTTTTGTGGTTGATATGTAAAGTAACTATTGGATCTCATTACTATAAGTTCTGCagaatcttgaactttcttcttttttcattttttttggttgatttcTGTCTGCTTtgcattatttatttgtaaaggTTACATCTTTTTGGTCTATGTTAAAACCCCATTTGTCTGTTGTGCTTAATGGGGATTGTTTGTTTAGAAAGTTGGTTACTTTTCATTATTTACTTCTATTTTGGTTGTATAAAGTTGTATTGAAAGAGTTGCTgtgttctttctttctttcttttttggtaaaatATGCCATCAATTTTTCTGGATACTGTAGTAGCTCTTGGCCCCTTGATATGGACTCTAAAGATGGAGGAATGCTAGGAAAAATCTTAGTTGTTGTTTGACCTTGATAGACATGTTCACTGTTGGCTAATGCTTTTGTTGTCAATCTGATGagctagggttgggggtttTCCACTTTAATCATTAGATTCAAAGATATCATTAAGTCCATTTTTGTTATGTTAGTTAAGGATAGTATTTAGGGCAATAGCTAAATTGGAGTGGCATCATATTAATGAAGATCCAATTAGTTAGTCTCTAATAGTCAGACTCATTTCTCCTTAATTAAGGTTTTAGTTTTAGAGTGTTTGACTTCAAAAGTTCCCAATTATTGGCATAGAGAAGCTACCAAGATGTTAATCTTCTAATTTTCACCTTTTGAAGTCATCCTCATGGTTTGATTGGTTAGAAGAAATTTGGAATTTAAGGTAAGGAAGAAGATAACCAGTGATCTTGTAACGGAACAGAAAGGAAGGAGAAAGAATACACAACTATTTTTTATTCCTATCTAATCAGGGTGGTGTGTGTAGTATTATACTTCTCCTTTTATGTTCTTACTAATCATTTCTTCTCTTGTCCTTCTCGTTCCTTTCCTTTTATCCAACAGACTAAATCCATCCAAGAATGAAGGTTTTATCCAATCTAACAAGCATAACACTATAATATTCCTAAGAATCAGCCAAATTGGGAAGTTTCTTACACTTACTAACCAAATATTTGGTTTATGTGTAATGCAGGGAATCTCTTTGCATTCGTCTTATTTGTGTCACCAATGTAAGTATCCAAAATCTCTGAACAGTACAATGAATAGTAAGTGATTCATATAAGTTGATTGTATCCCCTCTTTTTTCAGACCAACATTCAGAAGAATCATTAGAAGCAAGTCTACAGAACAGTTTTCTGGATTACCTTATATATATGCGCTCTTGAATTGCTTAATATGCCTCTGGTATGGGACACCAATTGTATCTCCTGGTATTATATTGGTTTTCACTGTCAATTCAATTGGAGCAGTGTTCCAGCTAGTATATATTACCATCTTCATTATTCATGCAGAGGGGTCCAAGAAGGTAATTATTGGTTCTTACATACAAAATATTGCTTAAGTTTCTGATGCAAACTGATCTTGTGCTTATATCATTACACGTTCAATGCAGTTGAAAATGCTGGGATTGGTGCTTGGCGTTTTTGCTGTATTTGCTGCTATAGTTGTCATCAGCCTATATCTATTTGAGCCTGCCAGTCGGCAAACTTTCGTTGGATATTTATCAGTCTTTTCTCTCATTTGCATGTTTGCTTCTCCACTATTCATTATTGtaagttttcatgaacaaaGTGCTATCACCTAAGATGAGAAACACTCCATTTCTCAGACTAATTGGTTTAAGAAACAATTTTTTGGGGCAGAATTTGGTGATCAAAACAAAGAGCGTGGAGTACATGCCATTTTATCTATCCCTTGCGACTTTTCTCATGAGCCTTTCTTTCTTTGCCTACGGAATGTTCAAGAATGATCCATTCATCTCTGTAAGTAAATATTCCATTCTTCAGGCTGATTCCTTCTCTTTTACTTCCTTTTCTGTCCTACTTAAGTCAACTAATGTGTTGTTAAAATTTTGTTGTATGTTCAAAATTATTCTCATTGTTTCTGAAGATAAATCAGAGAAAGTATAAACTTAAAAGTTTCTTCTGCACCACCTATTTATGAAAGATGAAAATTTATTCTAGtgaattttaactaaaaaaagacCATGAAAGCTGAAAATTGGTTAAATTGATGTTCTATACCATCTGGAAAATGCCCAGTGTTCTGTTGGCAGCTTTCTGATTAACTGCTTTTACTTCCTATTGCATTGGCCGATGTGCTAGTGCATAGATAGTTGCTTCAATTGCTATTTATATTTTACCTTTTCAGTTTTCACCCACCCTCCAGAAAAACAATAAACACCAGAAAGCAAGAAATGTCCCTTGAATGATTGCACCAATCCGACCTTGAAAGGGTGCCAAGGCCTGTATCATTGCATCATTGTTATGTTTTGCTTTCTAACGAATATGTTCTTCTGAATGTAATCAGGTACCAAATGGGATCGGAGGAGTTCTTGGTGTCATACAACTGGTACTCTACTTTAGATATAGCAATTCAGGAGAGGAGCCAAGAGCACCTCTCTTGGACTCTTATGCATGAAACACAAGACTATAGCTGGAACTATCATTAAGAAATGGCACAAAACTtttatctcttttcttcttttcactgattcttttttcttgtgttgagaatttgagaaggttcgaattttcttttttccaagGAAGAATTTGGTATATGTGTTAAAAGGGGTGAAGGGTAGTATATAGTATATCATTTATGGGAAATTAAAGTTATTTATCATTTGTTGTGTGCTCAAATTAATATTGAGCATCAGTTGCTGAGATGATAACTCTCAGCAAGTTTATGTATTCATTGGATTGGATTGATGTATACAGATTTCCCCCAAATTATAAGTTCTGCAGCCCATGATTATGAGCTAACACTCTTGTTTCGATGTTTGTTATCTATCTATTGTATTGTGTCGAtactttaaatataattttattgtattgtattgttaaattcaTTGTTACATAACGATGAAAAGGGTGTTAAATTAGTTTGTTAGGTTCGTGTGGTTTTTGATAActcaatgattgtgtttgttcTTTATGATATATGAAACTTgtgttttaaatttgaatttatgtagAGTATATATGGGTGTTGGATTGTTGAAATTCGaagaacaactttttttttttaaaaaaaaaactcagatGCACATATTTGAAATTCCAatctatttttacatatatttcagCCACATGGTTGAGGTGCAAACATACCTGAAATTTTTTAGATGTACATAGTTGAAAGttgtaaaaacaatttttatatatacctCAACAAaagatgtttgaatttttatctttGCATGTCATAATAAACATGAGGTGAAAATGTATGATATGTGGCCTTCATAAGACCACACTTTTGAACACAAAATCAAGTGACAGACCTTTTCCCTAGAGTGAATTATAAAGCAGATATTTTTTCCTAAAGTGAATTATAAAGCAGATATTTTTTCCTAAAGTGAATTATAAAGCAGATATTATTAGTTAAGCAACAACCTTAAAAGTAGATATTGATGCACTCAGAAGATAGATTTATATATCTTCCTCATCTACAAGTGAGAGATTTTGTCGATAAAtctattactattttttttcacttcaaagAGCATGATATATggtaaaaacaaaataaaaaatacaaccCATCTAAGTTTTGAAAGAGCATGatatatagtaaaaataaaataaaaatacagcTCATCTAAGTTGAATTCTAACAAAAATTACTTATAACAAAAATTACTGAAgtatttctgtaatttttttaatattttttttttggtttttatctaatttgtttgtttttagtttttaattttgtaatatatttaaaaattatataaaaatgtactataaatcatgataattgacaacttaaaatattttaaaaaatatataatttttttttactgattcttgaaattaatctatcgattacataaaatgagacaaaaaaaggtaacatttattatttaatttggaaactacctaaaaagtattgtaaatttcagtaattaacaacatttgatttACTATTGAAATTCTATCCGTGCATATATATTGGGATAAAgggaataacatatattatttaaaagttacataaaaaaaCCTATATTGCATAAGGGGAGTagcatattattatttaaaaattgtgtaaaaaaatactataaaacacaataatttcaacttaaaatatttaaaaatcatattaaaattttattgacaCTTAAACTCTTtctatgtcacataaattaagacaaaaacataactaaaattAAACCCCGTGTAGTGATAAAAGAAAACAGAATATTCTAGTTCTCGTTATAAACGTAGAAGAAAGATTATTTATGATGTGaataaaaggtaaaaaatacAGTAAGTAGTTAGTATTAAACCAAGACTTGAGGTTCAAGCAAAACAAACAAGGGAAAAAACAGATATTAATCCAACAATTTCTTCAGAGGGTTAAAAGGGTCATTTACTTTTGATCAAAGACGGCATATACTAGAGAGAATAAAACTAGGAAAAATATCGATATAAAatataaaccctaaaacctcTGCAAGAGTCGCTTTTCTCTCTCTATCGTGCTCGTTTACTCTTAGCAGTTGTTTCTTCTACACCAGCACACTTGTCTGCGGCGTCAGGGAGAGGGCTCTCGGAGCCCTTTTGCTCTCTTTTCTGTTCTGTTCTTAAGAAATTGGAGGTTTTACAGAAGAGCGGCTTGGCTTGAGGGTTTTTTTGGAGTTGAATTTCAGGTAATTTAGTGTAAAGTCTGTTTCTTTATGTGAATTATGGTGTAAGAAATTGTGGGTGTTCtttattttctgtttttgttGTGAATCATCGTTCGTTGATTCTCTCTGTGTTGTTGGAGAAAAGTTTGATCAAGGTCGTTTTTGTGTTATAGGGAAGTTAGTGTTTGGGttgaattttgttgattttctttgtgGGGTTTATGGAAAGTTGAATTGTGGGGTTTCTTTTTAGTTAAAGT
The Solanum stenotomum isolate F172 chromosome 12, ASM1918654v1, whole genome shotgun sequence DNA segment above includes these coding regions:
- the LOC125847918 gene encoding bidirectional sugar transporter SWEET2a-like, which codes for MLVVGGLYSICSFAAGIAGNLFAFVLFVSPIPTFRRIIRSKSTEQFSGLPYIYALLNCLICLWYGTPIVSPGIILVFTVNSIGAVFQLVYITIFIIHAEGSKKLKMLGLVLGVFAVFAAIVVISLYLFEPASRQTFVGYLSVFSLICMFASPLFIINLVIKTKSVEYMPFYLSLATFLMSLSFFAYGMFKNDPFISVPNGIGGVLGVIQLVLYFRYSNSGEEPRAPLLDSYA